CATACTGCTGGACGAGACTGCCTTCCGTGTCGTAGTAGCCCACCGAGTTGACGACGATGCCGTGGGTTGGGTCGGTGTTGTGGATGGCGAGGGTGACGGTCAGGGCACGCGTGGCGCTGGAACTGCCGAAGAAGATTTCGGAGTAAGCCGGAACATAGATGAGCTGGCCCTCGACGACCTGCAGCGCATCCCGATTGACCAGTTGGATGGCCGCGCCGGGAATCGGGTCGGATGATCGGGGCAGCACGAAATAGACGGCCAGCATCCCGGCGACGATGCCACCGAATACCAGGGCGATCATCAGCGCGATACTGCGTTCCGGCGGGGGCGGCGTACTTTGCGGTGGTGGTGAATACATGGGTCAACGTCCTCCTGCTGCAATTGTAGCGCACCGCGTAATTTACGCGTATTTCCGCCGCCCGTCCGGGATGCAGGCACGCCGAATACGAGTACGCCGGAGAAGAGGTGTGCCTTTGGGCGGATTGGTATGGGGTATGGTAACGAGC
This DNA window, taken from Candidatus Flexicrinis proximus, encodes the following:
- a CDS encoding DUF3124 domain-containing protein → MYSPPPQSTPPPPERSIALMIALVFGGIVAGMLAVYFVLPRSSDPIPGAAIQLVNRDALQVVEGQLIYVPAYSEIFFGSSSATRALTVTLAIHNTDPTHGIVVNSVGYYDTEGSLVQQYVPEPLRIGPMATFGFVVDSADQRGGWGANFLVEWVAEEAVYEPIVEAVMVSTQGTEGISFISPGRIISQSP